CTTCAGGTTGCTCGGTGGTCGCGGCGACGGCACGAGAATGTTGCGCGCGCCCATGTGGTAGAAGCCGATCAGGTTCACCGTGAAGGCGAAAATGTGGTACAGCGGCAGCGCCGTCAAAACGATCTCTTTGCCGGGGCGAATACTCTCGCCGAGCATCTGCAGCATCTGCATCGTGTTCGACACGAGGTTGCCGTGCGTCAGCATGGCGCCCTTCGACACACCCGTCGTGCCACCGGTGTACTGCAGGGCGGCGATCGATTCGAGGTCGACCCCGTCGAGGTAGCTGGAGCTGCGCCCCATGAGTTCGCGGCCGCGCGACAGCGCGGTTTGGAATGACGTGTGCTCGACCTCGATCTTCGGCAAGGACCGGTTCCAGTACTTCTGCACGAGGCGAATGACGCCGGCGACGACCGGCGGGAAGAACTCGGCGATGCGGACGGTGATCACCGTCTGTATGCCGGTTGCCGACACCACCTCGGGCAGTCGGTCGGCGAACATGTCGATGATGACGAGAGCCTTCGCGCCCGAGTCGCTGAACTGGTGCGTCATCTCGCTCGCGGTGTAGAGCGGATTCGTGTTGACGAGCACGAGGCCGGCCTTGAAGATACCGAATGCCACGATCGGGAAGGCGAGGCAGTTCGGCATCTGCACGGCGACCCGGTCGCCCGGTTCGAGTTGCAACTCTTCGCGGAGGTACGCAGCAAAGGCGTCGGACAGTTCGTCGACCTGGTTGTAGGTCAGTGACCCGTTCATGCCGTTGGGCATGCACTGTGTGAACGCGATCTGCTCACCGTAATCGGTGGTCGCTTTCGACAGGAGATCGGGCATGTGCCGGAAGGGCGTTGCGACGAGCTCATGCTCGACGCCGCTCGGATAGTGGGCGAGCCAGGGGCGTTGGGTCATCGTTGATCTTTCGCCAAGGGTGGACCCCGGCACCTCATTGCACCAGGGATTGCCGCAATCCTAGCGAGGGGGGCGAACGTGCCTCACTCGCCTCGCTGGTCGTCCACAGTCTCGAGCTCGCCCGGGGTCGACAGATTGTCGACAAGCTCCATCGCCGTGATTTCGCGCGGCCCCTCTTCGATGGATGCGAGCGGCCCGAGCACGGTCGACTCGTCGAGGCGCTGCAGCTTGCGCGCGCTCGGCAGCACCTGGCGTTCCATCGACCCGACGAAGCCGTTGTAGTTCTTGACCGTGCCCTCGATCGAGCGGCCGAGCTTTTCGATGTGCCCGGCAAGTGTGCCGAGGCGGCCGTACAGCTCGCGGCTGAGGTCGAACAGTTGCTTGGCATCTTCGGTCAGAACGTCTTGTTGCCACGAGAACGCGACAGTCTTCAGTACCGACCAGAGAGTGACGGGCGAGGCGAGGGCGACGCGCTTCGAGAAGGCGTAGTCCATGATCGCGGGGTCGGCCTCCATGGCGCTGGAGACGAGCGACTCGCTCGGGATGAAGGCGATGACGAGCTCGGGGGAGGCGTCGAGCCCCGCCCAGTACGCCTTCGAACCGAGTGCGTCGATGTGCGAACGCACAGCCTTGACGTGCTGCTTCATGAGCGCCTCGCGCCGCGCGCCCTCGTCACCCGTGGCGGTGATCGCGATCTGGCTGGCCTCAAGGTAGGCGGTGAAGGGCACCTTTGCGTCCACCGCGATGTTCTTGCCGCCGGGAAGGTGAATGACCATGTCGGGGCGGCCCGCGCCCGCGTCGGAGCTGATGCTCGCCTGCGTGTCGAAGTCGACCCGCTCGATGAGGCCGGCGGCCTGAACAACGTTGCGCAGCTGGGTCTCGCCCCACACGCCGCGTACGCTGTTCGACCGCAGGGCGCTCGCGAGCGACTCGGCGGTGGCGCGCAGTCGCTCTTCCGATTCAGTGGCCGACTTCAGCTGCTGCGTCAACTGCCCGTGCTGCTGGCTGCGCTGCGTTTCGAGCTCGGTCACCTTCGCCTGCATCGTGCGCAGTGTCTCTTGCACGGGGGTAAGCGCCTGCAGCACCTTGCTGTCGGCGCGCTCGCGCTCCTCGCGGGCGCGCTGCTCGGCCTGGGCGCGCTCGACGAACTCGCGGTGGGCTTGCTGCGCCTGCGTCACCTGCTCACGTAAGCCGTCGGCCGTGGCTGTAAGCCCCGCGAGCTCGGCGGTGAGCTCGGCCCGCACCGCGGCCTCCTCGGCGCGAAGCTGGGCGAGCGCTGCCTCGTGTCGCGCAGCGACCACGGCGGGATCGTCACCGGTGGGCGTTGCCCCGCGCCGACCCAGCAGGATGCCGGCGACGGCACCGACGATGAGGCCGAGGATGAGCCCGAGAGCGAGCGGTACGAGAAACTCCATGTCCTAACTCTCGCAGGCACCCCCGACATCGCGGCGTCGCCGGCACGCGCGCCGTAGGGTGGCGTCATGTCGACCACGCCCGGACGCCCCGAGTTGAGCGCCGACGACTTGCGCGTCTTGCTCGCCGTCGCCCGTCTCGGCCGGCTGACCGCCGCCGCCGATCTTCTCGGCATCGACCACACCACGGTGCGTCGTCGACTCGACCGCCTCGAGGCGGCGCTCGGCGCGCGCGTACTCGACCGCGGTGTCGACGGCTGGCACCTCACGGGGCTCGGCCGCGATGTCGTAGAGCGTGCGGCGACCCTCGACGACGTGCTCGACCAGGTCGCGGCCATTGCCGAGGGCGACCACACGGTGCGCGGCACGGTGCGCGTGGCGGCGCCCGATGGCTTCGGCTCGCTCATCATCGCGCCGGCGCTCGCGGACGTGCGCTCCGAGCATCCCGGAATCGCGGTCGAATTGGTGACCTCCACCCGACCGCTCAGCCTGCGGGGGTCGGGCTTCGACCTCGCCGTGACCATCGGCCAGGCGGCGGGTGCGCGGGTCACGGCCGAACCACTCACCGACTACGCGCTGCGGCTCTACGCGAGCCCTGACTACCTCGCGGCGCACCCGGCCGTTCGTACCGTGGGCGACCTCGCCGGGCTCGAGCTGATCTTCTACGTTGATGCGCTGCTGACCGTGCAGGAGCTCGACCTGGCGCCGGTGCTCGGCGGTATGCGCACGGGATTCGCCTCCACCAACGTCTTCGCGCAGCTGGAGGCGGTGCGGGCGGGCGCGGGCATCGGACTGTTGCACGCCTTCATGGCCGAGAACGATCCGCGTCTCGTGCCCGTGCTGCCCGACGAGGTCGAGTTCCGGCTGCGCTTCACCCTGTCGTCGCGGCCAGAAAGCCCAGCGGTCGGGGCCGTCGCGATCGTGCGGGATGCGCTGTTTCGGGCGGTCGAGAGCCGCCGCGCCGAGCTGCTGCCGGGCGGCTGACGCGTCCGTCCCGCGGACCGTGCGCAGCGCGCATCCTGAATCTGCGTTTCTGCACATTGGATGCGCGGGCTTGACCCTTGAGCGCAGAACGTGCGTGACCGAGACTGGCAGCAGCGCACCCGCGCCCTCACCTCGGGAGAGAACCCATGTCGATCGTCCAGCACTACGTGAACGGGGCCGCGTTCGCCGGCACCTCGAGCCGCACCGCCCCCGTCTACAACCCGGCCCAGGGCGCCGTCGCCCGCGAGGTCGCGCTCGCGACGAAGGCCGACCTCGACCTGGCCGTCGCCGCCGCGAAGGACGCCCTGCCCGGCTGGGCGGGCACGAGCCTCGCTAAGCGCCAGCAGATCATGTTCGCCTTCCGCGAGGCGATGAACGCCCGCAAGAACGAACTCGCGGCGATCATCACCGCCGAGCACGGCAAGGTCACCTCCGACGCGCTCGGCGAGATCGCCCGCGGCATGGAGGTCATCGAGCTCGCCACCTCGCTGCCGCAACTAATGAAGGGCGAGTACAGCGAGTCGGTGTCGACCGGCGTCGACGTGTACTCGATCAAGCAGCCGGTGGGTGTGGTGGGCGTCATCAGCCCCTTTAACTTCCCGGCGATGGTGCCGCTGTGGTTTTTTCCGCTGGCGATAGCCGCCGGCAACACGGTTGTGCTGAAGCCGAGCGAGAAGGATCCCTCGGCCGCGATCTGGATGGCCGAGCTGTTCAGCGAGGTGGGCCTGCCCGCCGGCGTCTTCAATGTCGTCAACGGCGACAAGGAGAGCGTCGACGCGCTGCTCGACAACCCCGATGTCGCCGCCATCAGCTTCGTCGGCTCGACGCCGATTGCGAAGTACATCTACGAGCGCGGCACCGCGAACGGCAAGCGCGTTCAGGCGCTCGGCGGGGCGAAAAACCACATGCTGGTGTTGCCCGACGCCGACCTCGACCTCGTCGCCGACTCGGCCGTCAACGCGGGCTTCGGCTCGGCCGGCGAGCGCTGCATGGCGATCTCGGTCGTCGTCGCCGTCGAGCCGGTCGCCGACGAGCTGATCGCCAAGGTGCGCGAGCGCATGGCGACCCTGAAGGTCGGCGACGGCACCCGCAACTGCGACATGGGCCCGCTCATCACGAAGGAACACCGCGACAAGGTGGCCGGCTACCTCGATGTTGCCGAAGAGGACGGCGCGACGATCGTTGTCGACGGTCGCGGCATCGAGGTCGACGGCGCGGCCGACGGCTTCTGGCTCGGCCCCACCCTCATCGACAACGTGCCCACCACCTCGCGCGTCTACACGGAGGAGATCTTCGGCCCCGTGCTGTCGGTCGTGCGCGTTTCGTCGTACGACGAGGGCCTCGCGCTCATCAACTCGTCCCGCTTCGGCAACGGCACGGCGATCTTCACCAACGACGGGGGAGCGGCCCGCCGCTTCCAGAACGAGGTCACCGTCGGCATGGTCGGCATCAACGTGCCGATCCCGGTGCCGGTCGGCTACTACTCGTTCGGTGGCTGGAAGGACTCGCTGTTCGGCAACGCGAAGGCCTACGGCACGCAGGCGATCGGCTTCTTCACCCGTGAGAAAGCCGTGACTTCGCGCTGGCTCGACCCGTCGCACGGTGGCATCAACCTGGGCTTCCCGCAGAACTAGACAGCCGCCACCGGCCCCGCTTGGTGACGCCGCGTGACACCCCGTGACCGTTCGTGTCGCTGCGTGTCGGGGATGCTCGACAAGGCTTCCCTGACGCCGCTAACGTCCCCGCATGACACTTCTCACCGACGCCCCCAGCACCCCGTCCACCATCCCCGCCGTCTCCATCGCTGAGCGGGCCGAACGCCTCAACGCGGCCGGCGCCGCCTGGTCGGAGCGCATCGCTGCCGACCCGTCCACCGCGAAGCTGACCTTCCGTGCATCCGGAATCGCGGAGGGGTCGGTCGCGACCACGATCCGCGCCGGAAAGCACCGATTCGTCGTGGACGAGCCGGAGGCGCTCGCCGGCGACGACGTCGCCGCGAGCCCCGTCGAGTACGCGCTCGGCGCCCTCATCTCGTGCCAGGTCGTCGTGTACCGCCTGTACGCGCGCGCCCTCGGAATCCGCCTGCTCGACATCGCGATCGAGGCGGAGGGCGACTTGGATGCGCGCAATCTGCTCGGCATCGACGACACGGTTCGCCCCGGCTTCACCGCCGTACGCCTGACCATCACGCTGACCGGCCCCGAGTCGGCGGAACGCTACGAGTACCTGCGCGAGGTCGTCGACGCGCACTGCCCGGTGCTCGACCTCTTTCAGAACCCGACGCCGGTGACCGCGACCGTGCGCAAGGGGTAGACCCTCCGGCGCCCGCGGCCGGCGGCCCGCGGCTAGGCCAGGGCAGCGGGGCGGCGGTCGGCGGCGTCCTCGTCGGCGCGCGGGCCGATCGCCCCGATGCGGGTGCCGCAGACGCTCGCCAGCTCGTCGACGCTCTCGACGCCGTGGCGCTTCGCCGCGTGCACGACGATCGCGGCACAGGCCTCGGCGTCGGCGAGCGCGTCGTGGTGGGCGAAGTCGTCGAAGCCCGCCGCCATGGCCGCGACCGGCAGGCGGTACGAGTCGAGGTGGTAGGTCTTGCGCGCCACCCGCAGGCTGCAGAGGTAGCGGGCGTCGGGCACGGCGAGCCCGCTCGCGAGGCACGCGGCCTGCAGCACGCCCATGTCGAAGCCGGCGTTGTGGGCGGCGAGTAGGTCTCCGTCGACGAACTGCCACAAGCGGTCGAACTGCTCGCCCCACAGGGGTGCGTCGACGATGTCGGCGGCCGTGATGCCGTGGATCCGCGTGTTCCACTCGTTCATCAGGTCGTAGCCGAACGGCGGGCGGATCAGCCACGACTCTTTGTCGACGACGCGACCATCGCGCACCTTCACGAGCCCGACCGAGCAGGCGCTCGCCGCGTGGCCGTTGGCGGTCTCAAAGTCGATGGCGGTGAAGTCGAGGGGCACGGTGTTGATGCTCGCATGAGCCCCCGACGTGGGCCTCCGGGCTCGCCGCGCGGCCCTAGCCTTGTACCTCGTGAATGGTCTTCGTCGCTTCAGCCCCCCGGTGCTGGCTCAGTTGTTCTGGGCGTCGAACTTCGTGGTCGCGGCCCTCGTCGTCGACGAGTTCTCGCCCATCGAGCTGACCTGGCTGCGCTGGGTCGGTGCCGCGCCGATTCTCGTGCTCGTCGCCTGGTGGCTCGAGAAGCCCAGCTGGCGGGCGGCGGTGCGCGAGTGGCCGCTGCACACGCTGCAGGCGATCCTCGGCATGGTCGGTTACACCCTGTTTCTCTACGCGGCGCTCGCGACGACGAGCCCTGTCACGGCGTCGGTGATCAGCGCCATCAATCCCGCGATCATCGCGTTGGCGGCGGTTGTCCTTCTCGGCGAGCGCATCCTGAAGCTCGGCGTCTTCGGCATCATCATCTCGACCGTCGGCGTGCTCATCGTCGTGTTCAGCGGCTCGACCGAGGGCGGGCTCGTCTTCTCTCCCGGCGACCTGCTCATGCTCGGCGCGATCAGCGTCTGGACGGCCTACGTCATCATCAGCCGTCGCGTCACGACCCCGCCGATCACCGCCACCGCGGTGCAGGCGGCGCTCAGCATCGTCGTCATGCTGCCGCTGCTCGCCATCTTCGGGGCGCCGGGCCTCACCTCGGGCGTCAGTGCCGAGGCGTGGTTCGGCCTGGCGTGGATCATCGTCTTCCCGTCGGCGCTGGCGTACCTCTTCTGGAACATCGCGGTCACGAACCTCGGCCCCTCCAAGACCGGCGTCTTCTTAAACCTGCTGCCCGTCTTCACCGCCGTGATCGCCCTTGCCTTCGGCGACGTCATCACGATCGGCCAGGCGGTCGGCGGCGCGATCGTGCTCACGGGCGTGTTCTTGACCACGCGCCCGGGCGCGACGAGAGGGGCGGATGCTGCGCACCCGCCCACAGGACCGGTCGCCACCGCGGCGCCCGCCCCGCCCGCCGACCCCGCCGAGGTGTCGGCGGAGGTGTCGGCCGCGTCGAGCGGCGCGCCCGACGCGCCCGCGGCGCCGGAGCCGCCGCGCTCGTAGCGCGAGGTGCGGCGCGGAATAGCCCCGCACATCCATGCGTTTGCATGAGCATGACGCGCATCGGTTTTCTGTCGTTCGGCAACTGGAGCAACGTACAGGGGTCGCTGACCCGCACGGGCGGCGACGCGATCCTGCAGGGCATCGACTTGGCCGTCGCGGCCGAGGAGGTCGGTGTCGACGGCGCGTTCTATCGCGTGCACCACTTCGCGAAGAACTACTCGTCGCCGTACCCGATGCTCGCGGCTGCGGCGGCCCGAACGTCGCGGATCGAGCTCGGCACGGGCGTCATCGACATGCGCTACGAGAACCCACTCGCGATGGCCGAGAACGCGGCGGCGACCGACCTGATCAGCGGCGGGCGACTCCAGCTCGGCATCAGCCGGGGGTCACCCGAGACGTCGATTGCGGGCTATGAGGTGTTCGGGCACGTGCCGGGTGCGGCCGAGGGTGTGCGTGCCGACGAGACGGACGCCGATATGGCTCGCCGGCACACGGCGGCGTTCCGCGAAGCGATCACGGGGGTGGGGCTAGCTCCCGGCAACCCGCAGATGGTCGGCACGGCGGGCCTGCTGCCGGTGACCCCGCAGTCGCCGGGCCTCGCGCAGCGCATCTGGTGGGGCGCCGGGACGAGAGCGACCGCCGTGTGGGCGGCCGAGCAGGGCATGAACCTGATGAGTTCGACGCTGCTCACCGAAGACACGGGCGTTCCGTTCGACGAGCTGCAGGCTGAGCAGATCCGGCTGTTCCGCGACGCGTGGGCCGACGCCGCTCACGCGCACGAGCCGCGCGTGTCGGTGAGCCGCAGCGTGATCCCGCTGATCGACGACGAGACCGAGTACTACTTCGGGTTGCATGCCCAGGCGGAACAGCGCGACCAGGTCGGCATTCTCGACGGCGCCCGCTCGCGCTTCGGGCGCCAATACATCGGCACCCCCGACCGCCTCGCCGAGGAGCTGTCGCGCGACCAAGCGGTGCAGGCGGCTGACACGCTGCTGATCACGGTGCCGAACCAGCTCGGCGTCGAGTTCAACGCGCGCATCCTCGAGGCGATCATGCGCGACGTGGCGCCGGCGCTGCGCGCGCCGGTCGAGTCGCTGGCGTGACCGCGGCGCGCGGACCCATTGCGTGAACAGTGCTGGGGGCGTCGACTCCGTCGTGAACTTGCGCGGGTTTGCGCATCTCGTGCGGTCATCGGTTGGCACGATCTGCGCGAACCGGCTCGATCTCGAGCCGCCGCGACTGCGTGGCCGACTCGTGCGTAGGCTCGAGTCATGGCGCGCATCCTCATCACCGGAATGTCGGGAGCAGGCAAATCGACTCTGCTCGCCGAGTTGGCGCGCCGCGGCGTAACCACCGTCGACACCGATCACGGCGGGTACACGATCGACGATCGGCTGTGGCACGTCGAGAAGATGGATGCTCTGCTCGCCTCCCACGATGAGCTGGTCGTCTCCGGCACGGTCGAGAACCAGGGCGCCTTCTATGACCGCTTCGCGGCGGTGGTGCTGCTGAGCGCTCCGCTGGGGACTCTGCTCGAGCGGGTGCGCGCCCGCGAGTGCAACGGCTACGGAAAGACGGCCGAGCAGCAGGATGACATTCGGCGTTACACCGCCGAGGTGGAGCCGCTGCTGCGCCGCAACGCAACGCACGAGCTCGACGGACGACGCTCGGTCCCTGAGCTCGCCGACGAGGTCGAGAGGTTGATGTGCGCGGCGGGGGAAGCCGCATGAAGCTGCTGCTGATCAGCGACACCCACCTGCCCGTGCGCGCCAACGAGCTACAGCCGCAGGTGTGGCAGCTCGTCGATGAGGCTGACCTCGTGATTCACGCGGGGGACTGGGTCGATGAGGCGACGGTCGACGCGCTCGCGGGGCGCGCATCCCGCCTGGTGGGGGTGGCTGGCAACAACGACGGGCCTGCAATCTGGAAGCGACTGGGTGAGGTCGCCCACGTCGAGGTTGAGGGGGTGCGCATTGCCGTCATCCACGAGACGGGCGCCGCCGCCGGGCGCGAGAAGCGCTGCGACGAGCGCTTCGGGTCAGGCTCGTCCGACCCCGCCGATCTGCTGGTGTTCGGCCACTCGCACATCCCCTGGGATTCGACCACGCCCGGCGGCCTACGCCTGCTGAACCCCGGCTCGCCGACGGATCGCCGCCGCCAGCCCGTCGGCACCGTCATGAGCGTTGAGATCGCGGATGCGCGCATCCGGTCGGTCACGCTGGTCCCGACCCCGCGCTGACCGCCGCCCGTCTTCGCGTTTGGCGTGTGTGCCTCTGACGGCACGTGACACGAGCGGCACATTCGGGAATCGGGCACCCGACATCGAGCGGGTGTGCGCACATCGTGCCTGCGCGAACAGGCTCGAACTGCGCAAACTCGCTCGCATGCGGCAGACTCTGCGACCAGGCCTACCGCCCGGCCGCGTACCCCTGCGCCCCGCGCGAGTTTGCGGCCGCGTACAACCACCCGCGTTCCGGGTCAACGCCCACGGCGCTCAGTCGCCCGAGCGTCCACGGCCCGACCACGTTCACGTCGTGGCCGCGCGCCCGCAGCTCGGCGATGACCTCCTCGCCCGCCCGCGACTCGATCGTCAGCGACCGCGGCTGCACGGTGCGCGGCGCGAACGAGGCGACCATCGCATCCGTGTGGAACATGGGAGCGTCGATCGCCTGCTGCGGCTCGAAGCCGCCGACGATGCGGCGCAGCAGGTAGAGCAGCTGCCACTGGTCCTGCTGGTCGCCGCCCGGCGTGCCGAGCGCCTCCACCACGCGGCCGTCCCGCGCGAGCAGGGTCGGCGACAGCGTCGACCGCGGCCGCACCCCCGGCGTCAGCGCCGACGGCGACGCCTCGTCGAGCCACGTCATCTGCAGGCGCGTGCCCAGGCAGAACCCCAGCGCCGGAATCGTCGGCGACGACTGCAACCAGCCGCCCGACGGCGTCGCCGAGATCATGAACCCCGAGCGGTCGACCACGTCGAGGTGGCAGGTGTCACCGCGCTGCGCGCCCGTACGGCGGTCGATCGTCGGCTCGCCCGACGCTGCCAGCGCGCCCGCCGAGCCATCCGACGCGTCGCCGACAGCACGCACCGGCGGCATCCACGGCTCACGCCCGCCAGGCCGCCCCGGCCGCACCTCGGTCGCCGCCGTCTCGCCGATCAGCGCGGCCCGCTCGCGTGCGTAGTCGACGCTCAACAGCTCATCCAGCGGTACCGACATGCCGCGCGCCTCGAGCCCCGCCGGGTCGGCGAACCACGCGTCGCGGTCGGCGAGCGCGAGCTTCAGCGCCTCGGTGATCGTGTGGATGCCCTCGGCCGTCCCCGGGTCCAGCCGCCGGTCGTCTCCATCAAGCGAAGCCACCGCATCCAGAATTGCGAGCGTCATGAGTAGCGCGGGCCCCTGCGTCCACGCGCCGGCCTTCACGACGTCGAACCCGCGGAACGCCAGCCGCGCGGGCACCTCCTCCGCCGGCGCAAACGCGGCGACGTCGGCCGCCGTCATGACACCGGCGTGGTCGCCACCGTCCGCGTGCCGCGCCGGCGTCGCCACGAACTCCTCGACCGCCTCGCCGACGACGCGGCTCCAGTGGTCAATCGCGGCCCGGATGCGCTCCTCACGCGACCCGGACTGCTCACCCGCTGCGATCATCCCGTTCACCAGCGCCGCGTAGGCGGCGTTCGTCACGCGCGATTGCGGCGCGGGCGCCGCCCCGTCGACGAGCCACTGCGCGGCCGACGTCGGCCAGTGCTCGCTGAACAGCGAGGTGACGCGCTCGATGACGCGGGTCACGTTCTCGTGCACGGGGTAGCCGTCCCGGGCGAGGTCGCGGGCGAAGGCGAGCACGTCGCGCAGCTCCCAGGTGCCGCGGGTGGCGAGCAGGTGCAGCCAGGCGACGACCGAGCCGGGCACGGCGGCGGCGAGCGGCCCCGCGCCCGGCACCTCGTCGAGACCCAGGCCCCGATAGTGCTCGATGGTCGCGGCGGCCGGCGCGGCACCCTGGCCGGCAAGCACGTAGGGCGCTTCGCCGGCGGGCGCGATCAGCGCCGTGAGGTCGCCGCCCGGCCCGTTCAGGTGCGGCTCGACAACGTGCAACACGAACGCGGCCGCGACGGCGGCGTCGGCCGCGTTGCCTCCGCGCTCGAGCACCGAGTTCGCGGCGGCCGTCGCCAGGTAGTGCGTGCTGGCGGCCATGCCGAAACTGCCGCGCAGTTCGGGGCGGGTGCGGTCGGGGGAGGGCGGCGTGAACGCATGCATCCCGCCACCGTAACCCGCGCATCCGGGCACCCACCCGAAGGTAGGCTTGCCCCCCGTGGCCCTCACCATCGGAATCGTCGGACTGCCCAACGTCGGCAAGTCCACCCTGTTCAACGCCCTGACCCAGAACGACGTGCTCGCGGCGAATTACCCGTTCGCGACGATCGAGCCAAACGTCGGGGTCGTGAACCTGCCCGACAGCCGTCTGGAGGTTCTCGCCGGCATCTTCAACAGTGAGCGCATCCTGCCCGCGACGGTGTCGTTCGTCGATATCGCCGGCATCGTGAAGGGCGCGAGCGAGGGCGAGGGCCTCGGCAACCAGTTCCTCGCGAACATCCGCGAGTCGGATGCGATCGCCCAGGTCGTGCGCGCCTTCACCGACGACGACGTCGTGCACGTCGCCGGCAAGGTCGACCCTGCCAGCGACATGGAGATCATCAACACCGAGCTCATGCTCGCCGACCTGCAGACCCTCGAGAAGGCGATCACGCGTTACGAGAAGGAGGTGCGCGGGCGCAAGCTTGACCCCTCGGTGCTGGATGCGGCGCTCGCCGCCAAAGCGCTTCTCGAAGGCGGCACGACCCTGTCGGCGGCCGGCTTCGACGCCTCGCCGCTGCGCGAGCTCGGCCTGCTCTCGGCGAAGCCCTTCATCTACGTGTTCAACGTCGACGAGGGCGTGCTCGGCGACAGCGCCCGCGTGGAGGAGTTGGCCGCGCTGGTCGCCCCCGCCAAAGCCGTCTTCCTCGACGCGAAGATCGAAAGCGAGCTCATCGGCCTCGACCCGGAGGACGCGGCCGAGCTGCTTGCTTCGACCGGCCAGACAGAGAGCGGTCTGAATCAGCTCGCCCGCATCGGCTTCGACACCCTCGGCCTGCAGACGTACCTCACAGCTGGGCCGAAGGAGTCGCGCGCCTGGACGATCGGCAAGGGGTGGAAGGCCCCGCAGGCCGCCGGCGTGATCCACACCGACTTCGAGAAGGGCTTCATCAAGGCGGAGGTCATCTCGTTCGACGACCTCGTCGAGTGCGGCTCGGTCGCCGAGGCCCGCGCCAAGGGCAAAGCCCGCATGGAGGGCAAGGACTACGTCATGCAGGACGGCGACGTGGTCGAGTTCCGTTTCAGCAACTAGCAGCGTGGTCTTGCG
The sequence above is a segment of the Microcella alkaliphila genome. Coding sequences within it:
- a CDS encoding gamma-glutamyltransferase family protein is translated as MHAFTPPSPDRTRPELRGSFGMAASTHYLATAAANSVLERGGNAADAAVAAAFVLHVVEPHLNGPGGDLTALIAPAGEAPYVLAGQGAAPAAATIEHYRGLGLDEVPGAGPLAAAVPGSVVAWLHLLATRGTWELRDVLAFARDLARDGYPVHENVTRVIERVTSLFSEHWPTSAAQWLVDGAAPAPQSRVTNAAYAALVNGMIAAGEQSGSREERIRAAIDHWSRVVGEAVEEFVATPARHADGGDHAGVMTAADVAAFAPAEEVPARLAFRGFDVVKAGAWTQGPALLMTLAILDAVASLDGDDRRLDPGTAEGIHTITEALKLALADRDAWFADPAGLEARGMSVPLDELLSVDYARERAALIGETAATEVRPGRPGGREPWMPPVRAVGDASDGSAGALAASGEPTIDRRTGAQRGDTCHLDVVDRSGFMISATPSGGWLQSSPTIPALGFCLGTRLQMTWLDEASPSALTPGVRPRSTLSPTLLARDGRVVEALGTPGGDQQDQWQLLYLLRRIVGGFEPQQAIDAPMFHTDAMVASFAPRTVQPRSLTIESRAGEEVIAELRARGHDVNVVGPWTLGRLSAVGVDPERGWLYAAANSRGAQGYAAGR
- a CDS encoding AAA family ATPase, giving the protein MARILITGMSGAGKSTLLAELARRGVTTVDTDHGGYTIDDRLWHVEKMDALLASHDELVVSGTVENQGAFYDRFAAVVLLSAPLGTLLERVRARECNGYGKTAEQQDDIRRYTAEVEPLLRRNATHELDGRRSVPELADEVERLMCAAGEAA
- the ychF gene encoding redox-regulated ATPase YchF, whose translation is MALTIGIVGLPNVGKSTLFNALTQNDVLAANYPFATIEPNVGVVNLPDSRLEVLAGIFNSERILPATVSFVDIAGIVKGASEGEGLGNQFLANIRESDAIAQVVRAFTDDDVVHVAGKVDPASDMEIINTELMLADLQTLEKAITRYEKEVRGRKLDPSVLDAALAAKALLEGGTTLSAAGFDASPLRELGLLSAKPFIYVFNVDEGVLGDSARVEELAALVAPAKAVFLDAKIESELIGLDPEDAAELLASTGQTESGLNQLARIGFDTLGLQTYLTAGPKESRAWTIGKGWKAPQAAGVIHTDFEKGFIKAEVISFDDLVECGSVAEARAKGKARMEGKDYVMQDGDVVEFRFSN
- a CDS encoding metallophosphoesterase family protein — encoded protein: MKLLLISDTHLPVRANELQPQVWQLVDEADLVIHAGDWVDEATVDALAGRASRLVGVAGNNDGPAIWKRLGEVAHVEVEGVRIAVIHETGAAAGREKRCDERFGSGSSDPADLLVFGHSHIPWDSTTPGGLRLLNPGSPTDRRRQPVGTVMSVEIADARIRSVTLVPTPR
- a CDS encoding LLM class flavin-dependent oxidoreductase, coding for MTRIGFLSFGNWSNVQGSLTRTGGDAILQGIDLAVAAEEVGVDGAFYRVHHFAKNYSSPYPMLAAAAARTSRIELGTGVIDMRYENPLAMAENAAATDLISGGRLQLGISRGSPETSIAGYEVFGHVPGAAEGVRADETDADMARRHTAAFREAITGVGLAPGNPQMVGTAGLLPVTPQSPGLAQRIWWGAGTRATAVWAAEQGMNLMSSTLLTEDTGVPFDELQAEQIRLFRDAWADAAHAHEPRVSVSRSVIPLIDDETEYYFGLHAQAEQRDQVGILDGARSRFGRQYIGTPDRLAEELSRDQAVQAADTLLITVPNQLGVEFNARILEAIMRDVAPALRAPVESLA